The following coding sequences are from one Strigops habroptila isolate Jane chromosome 18, bStrHab1.2.pri, whole genome shotgun sequence window:
- the CSDE1 gene encoding cold shock domain-containing protein E1 isoform X1: protein MSFDPNLLHNNGHNGYPNGTSAALRETGVIEKLLTSYGFIQCSERQARLFFHCSQYNGNLQELKVGDDVEFEVSSDRRTGKPIAIKLVKIKPEILPEERINGQVVCAVPHNLESKSPAAPGQSPTGSVCYERNGEVFYLTYTPEDVEGNVQLETGDKINFIIDTNKHTGAVSARNIMLLKKKQARCQGVVCAMKEAFGFIERGDVVKEIFFHYSEFKGDLEALQPGDDVEFTIKDRNGKEVATDVRLLPQGTVIFEDISIEHFEGTVTKVIPKVPSKNQSDPLPGRIKVDFVIPKELPFGDKDTKSKVTLLESDHVRFNISTDRRDKLERATNIEVLPNTFQFTNETREMGVIAAMRDGFGFIKCVDRDARMFFHFSEIMDGNQLHISDEVEFTVVPDMLSAQRNHAIRIKKLPKGTVSFHTQSDHRFVGTIDKEATPAKATSPNKGKEKEAEDGIIVYDDCGVKLTIPYQAKDVEGSANPQIGDKVEFCVCEVKRTGLQTAVSVRMLGRNYSSKRLLGYVAALKDNFGFIETANHDKEIFFHYSEYCGDIDSLELGDTVEYSLSKGKGNKVSAEKVNKTHAVNGITEEADPTVYSGKVIRPLRSVDPTQTEYQGMIEVMEDGEMKGEVYPFGIVGMANKGDCLQKGETVKFQLCVLGQNGQTMAVNITPFRRATVECVKDQFGFINYEVGDSKKLFFHVKEVQDGVELQAGDEVEFSVILNQRTGKCSACNVWRVCEGAKAVAAPRPDRLVNRLKSINLDDANAPRLTVLRQPRGPDNSKGFGAERKIRQAGVID from the exons ATGATGTTGAGTTTGAAGTATCTTCTGACCGCCGAACTGGAAAACCCATTGCTATTAAATTGGTGaagataaaaccagaaatattacCTGAAGAACGAATAAATGGACAA GTTGTGTGTGCTGTTCCTCACAATTTAGAGAGTAAATCTCCAGCTGCCCCGGGTCAGAGTCCAACAGGGAGTGTATGCTACGAACGTAATGGG GAAGTATTTTACCTGACTTACACCCCGGAGGACGTTGAAGGAAATGTACAGCTGGAAACAGGAGATAAAATCAACTTTATAATTGACACAAATAAACA TACTGGTGCTGTAAGTGCTCGTAACATTATGctactaaaaaagaaacaagcccGCTGTCAAGGAGTAGTCTGTGCCATGAAA GAAGCCTTTGGATTTATTGAGAGGGGTGATGTCGTGAAGGAGATATTCTTTCACTATAGTGAATTTAAAGGTGACCTAGAAGCCTTACAGCCTGGTGATGATGTGGAGTTTACAATCAAAGACAGAAAT GGTAAAGAAGTTGCAACAGATGTTAGACTCCTGCCTCAAGGAACTGTCATTTTTGAAGATATCAGCATTGAACATTTTGAAGGAACTGTAACCAAAGTAATTCCAAAAGTACCCAGCAAAAACCAG AGTGATCCATTACCTGGCCGCATCAAAGTTGACTTTGTGATTCCTAAAGAACTTCCATTTGGAGACAAAGATACAAAATCCAAGGTGACCTTGCTGGAAAGTGACCACGTTCGATTCAATATTTCAACAGACAGACGTGACAAACTGGAACGAGCCACGAATATTGAGGTTCTTCCCAATACTTTCCAGTTTACTAATGAAACTAGGGAAATG GGTGTGATTGCAGCAATGAGAGATGGCTTTGGCTTCATTAAGTGTGTGGACCGGGATGCTCGCATGTTCTTTCACTTCAGTGAAattatggatgggaatcaacTCCATATTTCTGACGAAGTAGAATTTACTGTCGTTCCT GATATGTTGTCTGCCCAAAGAAATCATGCTATAAGGATTAAGAAGCTTCCAAAGGGCACGGTTTCTTTCCACACCCAATCAGACCATCGTTTCGTGGGCACTATAGACAAAGAAGCCACTCCAGCCAAAGCCACTAGCCCaaataaaggcaaagagaag GAGGCTGAGGATGGAATAATTGTTTATGATGACTGTGGAGTAAAACTGACCATTCCTTACCAGGCCAAGGATGTGGAAGGATCTGCTAATCCCCAGATAGGAGATAAG GTTGAgttctgtgtgtgtgaagtGAAGAGAACTGGTCTGCAGACAGCTGTTTCTGTCAGAATGCTAGGACGCAATTACAGCTCTAAGAGGCTTTTGGGATACGTGGCAGCCCTGAAAGATAACTTTGGATTTATTGAAACAGCGAATCATGATAAGGAGATCTTTTTCCACTACAG TGAATACTGTGGTGATATTGATAGCCTGGAACTTGGAGACACTGTTGAATACAGCTTGTcaaaaggcaaaggaaacaaagttaGTGCAGAAAAGGTGAACAAAACACATGCAG tgaatGGTATCACCGAAGAAGCTGATCCAACTGTTTACTCTGGTAAAGTAATTCGTCCTTTGAGGAGTGTAGATCCCACACAGACTGAATACCAGGGCATGATCGAAGTCATGGAGGATG GTGAGATGAAAGGAGAGGTTTATCCATTTGGAATTGTTGGAATGGCAAACAAAGGTGACTGTCTGCAAAAGGGAGAGACTGTGAAGTTTCAGCTCTGTGTTCTTGGTCAGAATGGGCAGACAATGGCTGTTAACATCACACCATTCCGCAGAGCCACAGTGGAATGTGTGAAAGATCAG TTTGGTTTCATTAACTATGAAGTGGGTGACAGCAAAAAGCTCTTCTTCCATGTCAAAGAAGTTCAGGATGGTGtggagctgcaggctggggacGAAGTGGAGTTCTCTGTAATCCTGAACCAGCGCACAGGAAAATGCAGTGCCTGTAACGTGTGGCGTGTCTG TGAAGGCGCGAAGGCTGTCGCTGCTCCACGTCCTGACAGACTCGTTAATCGTTTAAAGAGCATTAATCTGGATGATGCCAATGCTCCTCGGCTCACAGTTCTTCGTCAGCCTCGGGGACCGGATAACTCAAAG gGATTTGGTGCAGAGAGAAAGATCCGCCAAGCTGGTGTTATAGACTGA
- the CSDE1 gene encoding cold shock domain-containing protein E1 isoform X2, with amino-acid sequence MSFDPNLLHNNGHNGYPNGTSAALRETGVIEKLLTSYGFIQCSERQARLFFHCSQYNGNLQELKVGDDVEFEVSSDRRTGKPIAIKLVKIKPEILPEERINGQEVFYLTYTPEDVEGNVQLETGDKINFIIDTNKHTGAVSARNIMLLKKKQARCQGVVCAMKEAFGFIERGDVVKEIFFHYSEFKGDLEALQPGDDVEFTIKDRNGKEVATDVRLLPQGTVIFEDISIEHFEGTVTKVIPKVPSKNQSDPLPGRIKVDFVIPKELPFGDKDTKSKVTLLESDHVRFNISTDRRDKLERATNIEVLPNTFQFTNETREMGVIAAMRDGFGFIKCVDRDARMFFHFSEIMDGNQLHISDEVEFTVVPDMLSAQRNHAIRIKKLPKGTVSFHTQSDHRFVGTIDKEATPAKATSPNKGKEKEAEDGIIVYDDCGVKLTIPYQAKDVEGSANPQIGDKVEFCVCEVKRTGLQTAVSVRMLGRNYSSKRLLGYVAALKDNFGFIETANHDKEIFFHYSEYCGDIDSLELGDTVEYSLSKGKGNKVSAEKVNKTHAVNGITEEADPTVYSGKVIRPLRSVDPTQTEYQGMIEVMEDGEMKGEVYPFGIVGMANKGDCLQKGETVKFQLCVLGQNGQTMAVNITPFRRATVECVKDQFGFINYEVGDSKKLFFHVKEVQDGVELQAGDEVEFSVILNQRTGKCSACNVWRVCEGAKAVAAPRPDRLVNRLKSINLDDANAPRLTVLRQPRGPDNSKGFGAERKIRQAGVID; translated from the exons ATGATGTTGAGTTTGAAGTATCTTCTGACCGCCGAACTGGAAAACCCATTGCTATTAAATTGGTGaagataaaaccagaaatattacCTGAAGAACGAATAAATGGACAA GAAGTATTTTACCTGACTTACACCCCGGAGGACGTTGAAGGAAATGTACAGCTGGAAACAGGAGATAAAATCAACTTTATAATTGACACAAATAAACA TACTGGTGCTGTAAGTGCTCGTAACATTATGctactaaaaaagaaacaagcccGCTGTCAAGGAGTAGTCTGTGCCATGAAA GAAGCCTTTGGATTTATTGAGAGGGGTGATGTCGTGAAGGAGATATTCTTTCACTATAGTGAATTTAAAGGTGACCTAGAAGCCTTACAGCCTGGTGATGATGTGGAGTTTACAATCAAAGACAGAAAT GGTAAAGAAGTTGCAACAGATGTTAGACTCCTGCCTCAAGGAACTGTCATTTTTGAAGATATCAGCATTGAACATTTTGAAGGAACTGTAACCAAAGTAATTCCAAAAGTACCCAGCAAAAACCAG AGTGATCCATTACCTGGCCGCATCAAAGTTGACTTTGTGATTCCTAAAGAACTTCCATTTGGAGACAAAGATACAAAATCCAAGGTGACCTTGCTGGAAAGTGACCACGTTCGATTCAATATTTCAACAGACAGACGTGACAAACTGGAACGAGCCACGAATATTGAGGTTCTTCCCAATACTTTCCAGTTTACTAATGAAACTAGGGAAATG GGTGTGATTGCAGCAATGAGAGATGGCTTTGGCTTCATTAAGTGTGTGGACCGGGATGCTCGCATGTTCTTTCACTTCAGTGAAattatggatgggaatcaacTCCATATTTCTGACGAAGTAGAATTTACTGTCGTTCCT GATATGTTGTCTGCCCAAAGAAATCATGCTATAAGGATTAAGAAGCTTCCAAAGGGCACGGTTTCTTTCCACACCCAATCAGACCATCGTTTCGTGGGCACTATAGACAAAGAAGCCACTCCAGCCAAAGCCACTAGCCCaaataaaggcaaagagaag GAGGCTGAGGATGGAATAATTGTTTATGATGACTGTGGAGTAAAACTGACCATTCCTTACCAGGCCAAGGATGTGGAAGGATCTGCTAATCCCCAGATAGGAGATAAG GTTGAgttctgtgtgtgtgaagtGAAGAGAACTGGTCTGCAGACAGCTGTTTCTGTCAGAATGCTAGGACGCAATTACAGCTCTAAGAGGCTTTTGGGATACGTGGCAGCCCTGAAAGATAACTTTGGATTTATTGAAACAGCGAATCATGATAAGGAGATCTTTTTCCACTACAG TGAATACTGTGGTGATATTGATAGCCTGGAACTTGGAGACACTGTTGAATACAGCTTGTcaaaaggcaaaggaaacaaagttaGTGCAGAAAAGGTGAACAAAACACATGCAG tgaatGGTATCACCGAAGAAGCTGATCCAACTGTTTACTCTGGTAAAGTAATTCGTCCTTTGAGGAGTGTAGATCCCACACAGACTGAATACCAGGGCATGATCGAAGTCATGGAGGATG GTGAGATGAAAGGAGAGGTTTATCCATTTGGAATTGTTGGAATGGCAAACAAAGGTGACTGTCTGCAAAAGGGAGAGACTGTGAAGTTTCAGCTCTGTGTTCTTGGTCAGAATGGGCAGACAATGGCTGTTAACATCACACCATTCCGCAGAGCCACAGTGGAATGTGTGAAAGATCAG TTTGGTTTCATTAACTATGAAGTGGGTGACAGCAAAAAGCTCTTCTTCCATGTCAAAGAAGTTCAGGATGGTGtggagctgcaggctggggacGAAGTGGAGTTCTCTGTAATCCTGAACCAGCGCACAGGAAAATGCAGTGCCTGTAACGTGTGGCGTGTCTG TGAAGGCGCGAAGGCTGTCGCTGCTCCACGTCCTGACAGACTCGTTAATCGTTTAAAGAGCATTAATCTGGATGATGCCAATGCTCCTCGGCTCACAGTTCTTCGTCAGCCTCGGGGACCGGATAACTCAAAG gGATTTGGTGCAGAGAGAAAGATCCGCCAAGCTGGTGTTATAGACTGA
- the NRAS gene encoding GTPase NRas has translation MTEYKLVVVGAGGVGKSALTIQLIQNHFVDEYDPTIEDSYRKQVVIDGETCLLDILDTAGQEEYSAMRDQYMRTGEGFLCVFAINNSKSFADINLYREQIKRVKDSDDVPMVLVGNKCDLPTRTVDTKQAQELAKSYGIPFIETSAKTRQGVEDAFYTLVREIRQYRMKKLNSNEDGNQGCMGLSCIVM, from the exons aTGACCGAGTACAAACTGGTGGTGGTGGGCGCCGGCGGCGTCGGGAAGAGCGCGCTCACCATCCAGCTCATCCAGAACCACTTCGTGGACGAGTACGACCCCACCATCGAG GACTCGTACAGAAAGCAAGTGGTTATCGATGGCGAGACGTGCCTCTTGGACATCCTGGACACTGCGGGGCAGGAGGAGTACAGCGCCATGCGGGACCAATACATGCGGACTGGGGAAGGATTCCTCTGTGTCTTTGCTATTAACAACAGTAAATCATTTGCTGATATTAACCTTTACAG agaacagaTCAAGAGAGTGAAAGATTCGGATGACGTGCCAATGGTGCTAGTTGGGAACAAGTGTGATTTGCCCACGAGAACAGTAGACACAAAACAGGCTCAAGAATTAGCAAAAAGCTATGGAATCCCCTTCATAGAGACATCTGCTAAAACAAGACAG GGTGTGGAAGATGCTTTTTACACACTGGTGAGAGAGATCCGGCAGTACCGGATGAAAAAGCTCAACAGCAATGAAGATGGGAATCAAGGCTGCATGGGATTGTCCTGCATTGTGATGTGA